CATGGGGAATTCTCATAGGTAGAATGATttatcagtttctttctttttatgttttgagacggagtttcactcttgtcacccaggctggagtgcaatggcacgatctcagcttggCAGAGCAGCACTCAGGTATTGCTGGCTAGCTGTGTTTATAGCTACTCCTTATTTATAAGCTAAATAAGGGGCAGGTTATTCAcaaattttctacaaaagaggttGGGAGCTCCCGGGACTGAGAGCTCCTCCCCTTTTAAATCATATAAAGTAACTTCCTAGGGCAACGCTGCTGGGGCATTTGTAAACTAATGTAAACATTTGCTGGTGGGAGTGCCTTTTAGCATGCAAATACATtacaattagcatataatgagcagtgatggCAACTAGAAGTTGCTTTTGTTGCCGTCTTGGTTTTAGATGGTCTtggccagtttctttttttctttttttttttgagacggagtctcgctttgtcacccaggctggagtgcagtggcctgatctcagctcaatgcaagctccgcctcccgggctcacgccattctcctgcctcagcctcccaagtagctgggactacaggcacccgccaccacacctggctaattttctgtatttttagtggagacggggtttcaccgtgttagccaggatggtctcgaccttctgacctcgtgatccacctgcctcggcctcccaaagtgctgggattacaggcttgagccaccgcacccagccggccAGTTTCTTTACTGCATCCTTTTTGACCAGATCCTGTTTCAATCAGCTGGGTTGTGACCAGTGCTCAGAAAACAAGTCCTGCTGATCTGCCTCAGTGTGATTACGTGAGCTCCTTTTGCACAGGAATCCCATGGAAACTTACTGCTGCAAAATCAAGCACAGTTCAAGAAATCATATCAGATTTGTTATCTCAGCTTCCCCTCTGGGTCTTACAGATGTCAAGAAAATGATGCCCATTCACAAAAGAATGGGCAAAGTCAAAGCAAATAGTCAAGGGACTTGACCCAGCAGGgtagaaattttcaaatattaagaaCTGGGGGCCGGACGTGGTGGATCACCTTTGGGGGCCAaagcacactttgggaggccaaggtgggtggatcacctgaggtcaggagttcaagaccagcctggccaacatggcgaagccctgtctctactaaaaattaaaaaatgagccaggcgtggtggggcatgcctgtagtcccagctactcaggaggctgaagcaagagaatcacttgaacccgggaggtggaggttgcagtgagctgagatcgcaccattgcactccaacctgggtgacagagcaagactccatctcaaaaaaaaaaaaaaaaaaaaactcggaTGAAAAAGCTGAATATTGACGAATCAAAAGAAAGATCTTATCACAGCACTATGGGAGGTTCAGTGGACTCACAAGTGCCCCTGCTGGTGTCCCAACTTTGAAGGCCGCTAAATAGATCCACCCTATTTACCCGAGTTTGCAGGAATTTGAAAAGACTGAAGGCAAAGATGAAAATGAGAAATCTGACCTCGAATCACTGGGGCTAGTGATCAGGCACATGAATCAGGACAAAGACTGGTGCAGTGGTCAGGGTCCCTTTGCCTGACCCTCAACAGAGATCCAGGGCTTGTGCATATGTGAGGATAATGGACATGGGGTGGAGAAAAACTTCTGAGAGTCCTTCCCACAGGATCCCAATGCATTATGTTATCCAAACCTGTTGGTGAAGTCCTAATTGGGTGACAGTTTGCTAGGGAGCATCTGGGGGTATAGAGATTGATGAGATGAAGGTGAAAGTTTGCATGAAAATTGGAACATTAGAACAGACTTCATGTGAAGTGCTTGTGTCTCCTCTACCTAAGTGTATTATTCGATGGAATCATGTCTGACTGGGAGCACTTCCCATTCCTAGTGTGTCTggaattagtgggttcttggtctcactgacttcgagaatgaagccacggaccctcgcagtgagtgttacagctcttaaggtggcgcgtctggagtttgttccttctgatgttcagatgtgttcggagtttcttccttctggtgggttcgtggtctcgctggctaaggagtgaagctgcagaccttcgtggtgagtgttacagttcttaaggcggcgcgtctggagttgttcgttcctcccagtgggctcatggtctcgctggcttcaggagtgaagctgcagacctttgcggtgagtgttacagctcataaaagcagtgtggacccaaagagtgagcagtagcaagatttattgcaaagagcgaaagaacaaagcttccacagtgtggaaggggacccgagcgggttgccactgctggcttgggcagcctgcttttattctcttatctggccccaacCACGTCCttctgattggtagagccgagtggtctgttttgactgggcgctgattggtgcgtttacaatccctgagctagacataaaagttctccacgtccccatcagatcagttagatacagagtatcgacacaaaggttctccaaggccccaccagagcagctagatacagagtgtcgattggtgaactcacaaaccctgagctagacacagggtgctgattggtgtgtttacaaaccttgagctagatacagagtgccgattggtgtatttacaatccttgagctagacataaaggttctccaaggccccaccagagcagctagatacagagtgtcgattggtgcattcacagaccctgagctagacacagggtgctgattggtgtgtttacaatccctgagcagaccctgagctagacacagggtgctgattggtgtgtttacaatccctgagctagacataaaggttctccacatctccaccagactcaggagcccagctggcttccccagtggatcctgcaccggggctgcaggtggagctgcctgccagtctcgTGCTGTGcgcttgcactcctcagcccttgggtggtggatgggactgggcactgtggagcagggggtggtgctcatcagggaggcttgggccgcacaggagcccatggagggggtgggaggcccaggcatggcgggctgcaggtcccgagccctgccccgtgggaaggcagctaaggcccagtgagaaattgagcgcagcACCGGTGGggtggcactgctgggggacccagtacacctccgcagctgctggcctgggtgctaagcccctcattgcccggggccggcagggccggccggctgctccgagtgcagggcccaccAAGCCTacacccacccagaactccagctggcccgcaagcgccgcatgcagccccggttcccactcgcgcctctccctccacacctccttgCAAACTGAGGGAGCccgctctggccttggccagcccaggtggtgttgcgatcacggctcactgcagcctcgacctccctggctcaagtgtcCTCCTAcctcgcctcccgagtagctgggactacaggtgcacaccaccaaacctggctaattttttatttttatttttattttttgtagagatgaagtctcgccatgttgcccaggctggtctcaaactcctgagcttaagcactcctcccaccgtggcctcccaaggtgctgggattacaggcttgagatgTCACACACAGCCTGATAGTAAGTTACTGACAAATTGAGGTAGTGCgggaaattagaaaaaacaatccataTCTaaccatttcattttaaattcaatGCTCTTTTGGTGactttttccatatatatatatgggagtttcTGTGCGCCACCACAGGATACTGTGGTTTATCCTGCAGAGGAAATTCAGTCATTCTCAGGTTTATTGTTTCACTGAAGTCTATTATTCACAGAAACTGAGTTTGTTTCACTGAGTGACCTCCATGTGCTCATGTAGcgccaaaggccttttctgtcaCAATCATTTTTTGAGTATCTACTTAGTAGCATTTCCACAAGAAGAGTTTGAAATACTAACAAAAGTAACATttcttctgattataaaagtaatcttaggccagacgcggtggttcatgcctgtaatctcaacactttgggaggctgaggcaggcggatcacttgaggccaggagttcaagaccagcctggccaacatggtgaaaccttgtctctactaaaaatacgaaaattagccaggcatggtggcgcacacctgtaatctcagctacttgggaggttgaggcagaagtgttgaacctgggaggcagaggttgcagtgagccgagatcacacagctgcactccagcctgggtgatagtgagtgagactctgtttaaaaaaaaaaaaaaaaaaaaaaaaggacgacATAAAAGTAATCTTAGTTTTAAAAGATTTGGAAAATCCTAGGAAAGCAAAATCTGTTAGTTCATGTCTGGGAGGAATTGTTAGGATTTTCTAGTATACTGTTGGATTTCTATTTAGTCTTATGTAACAAAGGCATACTTAACTAAGATGTGAATGTACTAGACATTTTGTTGGAATATTCCTTTTCACTTAAATGTACTATCAGTATTTTAGCATATCAGTCATTTTTGCTACTgcgttttgtttgtttatttttatctattcattttcttttgagacaggatctcactctgtcacccaggctggagtgcagtggcataatcgtagctcactgcagcctcaaactcctgggctcaagtgatcctcccacttcagcctcccaagtagctgggaccacaagtgcatgctgccatgctcagctaaattttttttaattgtttcgtGGAGACAGTCtccctatgtcgcccaggctggtctcaaactcttgggctgaagtaatccttccaccttggcctcccaaagtgctgggattacaggtgtgagtcactgtgcccggtctTCTACCATGTTTTTAGaagctgtatatatttattttttatgttaggGAATCGTAGATGTTTAGTTATTGAAGAAGTGAGTTaatgtggaaaataataaaatatgatatatatctaaacactctatttttaatttaaacaacAATATATTCActttgcaatctttttttttttttttttgagatagagtcttgctctctcactcaggctggagtgcgcggAGGGCAGTAACGCAGTCTCGGGTGaatgcatcctcaacctcctgggctagaacgatcctcccacctcagcctcccaagtagatgggactacaggtgcattttttggtgtatttttatatttattttgtatattttatatattttgtagagacggggttttggcatgttgccccggctggtctcgaattcctggactcaaaggatccacccacctcagcctccaaaagtgctggaatgataggcgtgagccactgcgcctggcctcacttTGCAAAAGTGCTGGAATGATTGGGgttagccaccgcgccaggcctcacTTTGCAAAAGTGCTGGaatgataggcgtgagccaccgcgccaggcctcacTTTGCAAAAGTGCTGGaatgataggcgtgagccaccgtgcccggcctcacttTGCAATCTTTTGGCTACAGGCATAAAGCTCATTCTTGGAGAGTGGATCCACATATTCCAGTTTCATGTCTAAACCATACCCGTAACATCCACTTTTCATTTCTgtagaatggatgaatggatccAGAACGTAAAAgacctttttttgagacagagttttgctcttgttgcctaggctggagtgcagcggtgagagagcttggctcactgcacagcctctgcctcctgggttcaagcgattctcctgcctcagcttcctgagtagctggaattacagctactcaggaggtgcccaccatgccgggctaatttttgtatttctagtagagacagggtttcaccatgttggctaggctgatctggaactcctgaccttaggtaatctgcctgctttggcctcccaaagtgctgggattgcaggcatgagccaccgtgccctgctcaGAACATAAAAGACCTTTAAAGACACTTAATGCAACCTCCTAGATCATGTGCAAATTTTTCCAGgctaggccaagtgtggtggctcatgcctgtaatcccaacactttggatggctgacaggaggatcacttgaggtgaggagtttgacaccagcctggtcgacatagcaagacccccatctttatttttaaagaaaggaaaatttccaggcttttttttttttttttttttttttttgaaatggagtcttgctctgtcacccaggctggagtgcaggggtgtgatcttggctcactgcaacctccgcctcccggtttcaagcaattctcctgcctcagcctcccaagtagctgagactacagacatgtaccaccacgcccagctaatttttgtatttttagtagagacagggtttcaccacgttggccaggctggtctcaaactcctgacctcagatgatccacccccatcggcctcccaaagtgctgggattacaggtgtgagccaccgaccCCGGCCTCCAGGCTTTTAATGACAAATACAACTGGCATAAATGGGTGTTTAGAATGAATGTGGCTGAGTCTTAGGCAGCATGCTGTTGAATTTTTCAGAACACAGATGTACAGATTATCCAAGAGTCCTGTTGGCCACTGGTGTTTTATAGGAGAGTGGAGAATGTCAGTTATTTTGGCCAATCAGGTAGTGGAATTAGGAGAGGGTCTGCCCTGTCCGCTGCGTGGGTGTGCCCGAAGTCGTTATCCACTCCCCTGTGGCCGGACATTCCAGTGGTTTCCAGTTCAGTCTTCTCAAATGTGCACGATCACAGTGATCCTTAGGATGAATTCCTGGAGGTGTAATTGTGCTATGTATGTACATAGATGTactattgtgtccagaattggttccttccagtgggttcttggtctcgctgtcttcaagaatgaagctgcagagccacctgagccactgtgcccggcaagacTACTCTTAATTaaacaatgaatgaatacatgtttATGAGCATTCATGTAAACAGGTATTTTCCTATACTGTTGGAGAGAACTTAAAATGATATAACCCTCCTGATGAGCAATTGGTAAtgcttaaatttaaaatgtaatttggcagagcaatttctaaaaatacatcCCATAGATATATTCGCATAAGCAAATatgaggatgtgcataggttttcagaattttttttttgtaatcaccAAAATTGAAGCCAACCAAGTAATTGGAAAACGCAAAATTATGATATATTCATTCACTGTGATTGACAACTACCCAATCACAGAAGAAAAACCCAGTGAGGTACAGCTAGAGGTACTGATGTGAGATGTCTTAAAAACACTGAACTGCTAAGTGACTAAAATCAAGATGCAGAACTGTATGCAGAGTATGATCCAATTTCTggaaaaatatgtacataaaattCTTACTAGTGGTTATCTCTAGTGAGTGGGATTGTTGGGGGATAAGGACTTTGACTTTTTACTTTAACTCTTCTGCACATTGCATATGGATTGAAGCTTCCTCTGTAGGCAAGTGTGGCTTATTTACGCTTTTCCAAAGTCTGCAATCCATCCAGGAAGGTCTCTTCCTGTGACACCCACATTCCCACTTCTATGCCTTGGGCTCAGGTCCTACTCTAACTTTTTCTTTGCACATTTAAGTCTTGTCCATTCTTCTAGGACCAGTTCAAATGCCAACAATTCCATGAGAACTTTCTTAACTCCTTAAAAGTACACTGCTCTCCTCCTTCTTGGTATTCCCACTGTACACAGCTGTGCATTTAATTATTCTCTCACTTATATTTGTTGACTTTTTCCAATTTCTAAGCATCTTAAGAGGACAaagtatgtttaaaattattaaaattcttcTGCATTCCCACATTACAGTCAATATGAAGCATAGCATTCAATACTTTTAAATATGTGATAGTTTCCTCAGTATATACATATTACTTTCAAAAGGGCAagcctggccgggcatggtggcttacacctgtaatctcagcactttgggaggccgaggcgggtggatcacccgaggtcaggagttcaagaccagcctggccaacatggtgaaaccccatctctactaaaaataaaaaaattagccgggcatggtggtgggcccctgtaatcccagctactcaggaggctgagacaggagaatggcttgaacccaggaggcagagattgtagcgagcaaagattgcaccattgcactccatcttgggcgaTATGggaagactccctctcaaaaaaaaaaaagtcaagcctTATCATTTAGTTCCTAGGTCTTGTGgcctacattttattttctttatttagagatGTGCAGATGGtataaaatctactttttaaaataaattcacattttgTACCTCTGAAATTTTCAttcaagagaatttttaaaaattgagatctgATTTATTCACAATTCTGACGGTAAGCAGAACAATTACTTAATTTAGCAAACAGCTTCCTAAGTATCCTCcccatataaataaaacaaaaaactagggtCTTCAAAGAATATTTCAGtaacaagaatataaaaatattgaataccAACTAAAGAGCAATAGATATAATATCATAATATCACTTTTATCCAGTGTAAGACAatttttaagctttatttttatgaaacattTCAGATTCCCTCATATCACAGCACATCAATAAGCCATATGTACATACTGACTTTTATAGTACATGTCATGTCCCAAATTCCCAATCCTAGGTAAGATATCAAGTTACAAAATACAAGTGCCGATAATTAAACTATAGGTAGTATATTAAAGTGAGTTTTTAGCAATTATGTGAAATGAGGCTTCAATCAAAGTGAGACTTAGTGCCACAAGGTATCTTTTTTCCCAAGAGTAATTAATTCAATCAAGCCCATGATTCCAAGCCCAAGTGACAAGTTTTATATTCTTGAAGCAAACAAGAAAAGGCAATCAATGCTTAAGTGgtatattttagtatatattatattttgggACAATCTCTCATTGCATTCAATTTTTAGAACTTGTCGTGGGTCTAATAGaacaaaagaattagagaagaaaGCCCATGCCACTTTGAGGAATGGAACATAATTGTTTTGTCTGGGTACAAAGGTACGTTACAACACTGGGGGTCTTTAGTCAACTTCCCATACTAATTGACTCACCAAAAGCATACTTCCTTCAGCTACAACTGTAACTGGAACACACAGATTTTACCTGAAGAAAATCCTGTACTTCCAGTTTTAAAAAGCAGACAATTCTATGAAGAAGCAACCATTTAAATATCTAACTATAGACATTAAAGTTTTTACAACTTCATGCCTTATGAGGAATTTTGATTTCAGAAGTATCATTTCACAGACTCagcattatatatttatacatatttcataCAGTATAGTATTAGAAACTGTAAATGGCACAGAATAATCATAATTATcacaaaattttaacaatttcCAGTGAtcttaaaaagacaaattataacCGCCTTTGCTCAGCTAAGATATCCAGTTATGGTTATAACTTTCGAAAATCCTAAAGTTATGTGAAAAAATTAGTCAAAGAAAATCTGTAAATCTGATACtttccaatattttaaatatgcatagctaaagagaaaataaaggggTTGATCTGGCACATGAATAATTAAGTCAATGAATTTTACAACCCTGAGCCACTTTGGCAACTATTTTAGGTTTCACATATTTTTCACAGTCTTAGTACCACCACTTTCATTCAGATAAAAGAAATGACCTTTTGAAATCATGGGCATCAAATTTGGTGCTTATGGACAAGAACCACCACTAGAAGCTGGAGACAAAATGGATCACAGCAAGCAGTTTCTCTCAAAGTATAAGGAACGTTATAGAATATACAATAGAAGCGATAGTTTAGAAACCTTGGGAAGCTCGtatttctttagttattttgttttactaaacAATTTGAAGTAAGCATTATAttcatgtttaaaaacaaagcaaggaaaaacaaaaaatgaaacaaaaatgcaGCATGGAACATTTTAGGAGTCACAGAAGGTTCTCTTCTTCCCTTTGTTTTGGGCACATTGTCTCACCTGTTTTCACTTTgttacaaaaagaaacaaaaccaaatctcTGCTCAGAGTAGTCATAGTGAGAACACTGAGATTTGCATATGTTTTTCTGATTTCCCATCCATCTAGACCCTGAAATctaaatatttcagttaaaaccttttttccatttgcatgaaatctGGGTCACTATATATCCTACCCTGAATGGGGGAGGATGGGACAGCTATATCTTATACTGAAGCGGTGGGAGCTAAAACCTGGCAACTGCTGCCAGAGTCCCCAATGTGtcttgcttattatttttaaaaatgtgacaaaGACAAAAGCTACAGCTGGAAACACACAATTTAGAAATATGttgaaaaattttattatagTCCTTAGGATTTCCAAGTAAATGCTCCGAAATCAAGTATTACAAAGCTGCTAATTAGCAACTGAAAATTAGCCATTCAaattatattagaaatatttgctgaattgttTTTATGAAAGCTTCCTCTTGGATTCTGTAAGGATCAGAGTATCTGAATCCACACACCAGCTAGTTTCAAGAAAGAATTCTTTTGACTAAAACTTACCCTAAAACCAATTTTCCCAACGCTTTTCCTTTTCCCAAATAGTCCAACGTTTTGAGGAGAAATATATGAGGCAAGGTGTTTTATAACCCTTTAGGAAGTCTAACATTTTAGTGAACTGGGAAACTTTTCACAACATACTTAAACTCTATGTATTTATAGATATTATGACTCTGCTGTATAATAtatactgtggggaaaaaaagaaaagactagcctgggcaacatggtgaaaccccatctctacaaaaaatacaaaaattagctgggtatggtggtgcctgTCTGTGGTTcctgctacatgggaggctgaggtgggaggattgcctgggcccgggaggtcaaggctgtaatgAGTCGAGACtttgccagtgcacttcagcctgcgcaacagggtgagaccctgtctcaaaaaaaaaaagaaaagtgttttatCAAAGGATAAAACTGAAATGCTATAGTGTATAGTGTGACCATAATTTCAAAAGAGAATTAGCATAATTTAAAAGGATAGCTAGCATACTATATGTTTTAATAATTCCAGTATTTTTGTTATTTGGGCttaatttaacttcttttcctctttttgatttttgtatttttaagagggcacttttaattttcaagtTGTGTTTGAAACTATAAAGAGTATGCTAATACaacttaatataaatataaataatatataagctctctctatatatatatgtatatacatataaacagagCCAGGCATTAGACCACTGATGTTGTACTTTCAGGATTCACACGAATAAGTCTAGATGCATTCCTCAGATCTTGGAGTTGCTTGGCAGGTTTCCCCACACCTTCTTCAAACCTTTTCTCCACCACAGGGAGGACTGTTTCATATAAAAAGGATGCATTCTGTCTGATAAAAGCTTTCTTCTCTGGATCCTGCTCACATCGAAGACTATAATCCACATGCTGAACAGCAACCAAAATGATTTCCACCAGGCTCTCCAAAAGTACCATGTGCAGCTCTGGGAAATACAGCTTCAGGGCCTCTTCTAAGAAGCCCATGGTCTGTTTGGTGAAAGCAACCACTGTGTAACTTAGGTTCACCCAGCAGTCATCCCCTGTGTACTGCTCAAAGTTACTTACCCCACAACTTTTCATCTCTTCTTTGAGCTTACCCAGGGCTTCTGGCGTCATCAAGTTCATCCTCCTCCACATCTCTTCAGAGTTGCGATGTTTAGTGGCTTCAATGATGATTTCTTTGTAACTGTGCAAGGCCCCTTGGATGTCTTTCACCAGAAGGGCATGGATGATGAAGGTGAGGTCCAGTCCGATATCACCCAGTTGCTGGCAATGCTCCTTAGCCACTTTTACACACTCAGCTGCTGTGGAGAGGCTCTCCTTACTATCAAACACCTGCTTGCTAAAAGCATCCACGAACATGCCCATGGCTGATCTTGCCCAGACCACAAAGGCAGAGTAGCAGCCGCTGTCAGTGCCTGCAAAATCGATCTCAAATTCTCTTGCAGTCTCGAGAAGGCTGGTAAAGAAGACATGGCACAGCTTATGAATATAGAGTAAAGTGGCACCTTCAATGCGAAGCTGACGAATTGCAGTATGAACAGCGGCTGCCCTGTTTCTCAAAAATAGCTCACAGGCCTTCGTGCACTGGCCCAGCCGGATCAGTTGCGAAACTGCTCTGCGAGTAGCCTTCGGACCACCTCTCAGGGAACGATCTGGGGAGAGTTCGAAAACTAGCACCTCAGTGAGCTGTCGAACGCGCTCCTCCACTTTGGCCCTTAGTTCTTTTACAGGAGGTGGGCTAGGCTTATCTTCCAGGTAATGGTTCAATTTATCCAGCAGGTCAACGGCCCCTTCAAAGTCTCTCTGCGCAATGCAGACATCCAGGTCTTCCGGTAACTCCTGGATCCATTCCATGGAGAGGTCCACCTTCTCTTCCTCTACCTCAGGAACAGCTGGTTCTTCTTCTTCGTCATCCTCAAATGGGTTAGTGGCCTTGGAAGTCACTTGGGGTGGCCCTCGAGTGGCCGCTGCCTCCTCCTGCTCCCTTCGCCTTTTCTCACTGAGGGCTCTCTTGGTGTCCTCCAGCACTTCCAGCCACTCTCGTTTGATTTTAGCATTTTCGGCCTGGAAAATACGGCTCTCGGGGAACATAAGCAGCTTGAACATGTCCTTCATGGGCGGGTTGTCCTTGACATTGACTACGGCCAAACCATCTAGGGAATAGAGAGCGTTGTAGCGATACATCCCCCGCCGCTGAGGCAGCCAGGTAGCCACCAACAAACAATCGTTCATGAGAAAGCCGTGCACCCGCTGCAGTTGGGCCATGTGGTCCGCATCGTATTCCACTAGGTCCCCATTGTACACCAGGTACTGTCCCGGCGTCTCCAGCAGATGCCTGCAGCCTTCCACCTTCTCAAGCAGGGTGGTGAGAGTGCGCTGCTTTCCTTCCTCGCCCGGACCGCAGCCGTCGCGGGAGGCGCCCCCGGGGGTGGAGAAAAAGCCGGCCTGGCCTCGGAGGTGGTCTCGGCCCCCCGCCCCACCgactccctcctcccctccagagGCGGCGGCGGCTCCGGCGGCAGCTGCGGCAGGCAGCAACGTAAGCGGGATGCTCTCCAGGCTGCTTTTCTGCTCGGTCAGcaagtggctgagctggtacaTCTCGCTCTCCAGGTAGGAGATCTCGCGGGCCGTCTCTATGAACTGCCGGTAGTTCTGGTAAACGTTGCGCTTCAGGTTCTGCGCCGTCTCCTCCGCCAGCGCCTGGATGCGCTGCCGGTGCTCCTGGAGGTCCCGGTCCCCATCCGACTGCTGCGAGAGCTGCTTCACGTACAGCCGCGCCTCAAAACCCCCTGACTCCAGCTGCCGACGCAGGCGGCTCGCCCCACTGTCCGACATCGCCATCGCCATTTCCGTCCCGGTCTCACGCACTCACTGTCACTATCGGCGCCGCAGCCGCCGAGGCTGTCTAGACCCACCCAAGGCCAGCCGAGCTCCTGGGCTGAGGAAGCAGGAATGGGAACGAGACGAGTACGCCTGCGCCGGGTCTGAGCGCCAGACACTGCGCCTGCGCAAATGGGCCCAGCGCAGACATTGCGCCTGCGCAGGAATGCCATCGGTTAAAGCGCATGCGCAAGATGAGCTATTGCGGAAGTGGGAGGGAGAGGCCGAGAGAAATTTTGGTA
The DNA window shown above is from Symphalangus syndactylus isolate Jambi chromosome 19, NHGRI_mSymSyn1-v2.1_pri, whole genome shotgun sequence and carries:
- the EXOC8 gene encoding exocyst complex component 8 → MAMAMSDSGASRLRRQLESGGFEARLYVKQLSQQSDGDRDLQEHRQRIQALAEETAQNLKRNVYQNYRQFIETAREISYLESEMYQLSHLLTEQKSSLESIPLTLLPAAAAAGAAAASGGEEGVGGAGGRDHLRGQAGFFSTPGGASRDGCGPGEEGKQRTLTTLLEKVEGCRHLLETPGQYLVYNGDLVEYDADHMAQLQRVHGFLMNDCLLVATWLPQRRGMYRYNALYSLDGLAVVNVKDNPPMKDMFKLLMFPESRIFQAENAKIKREWLEVLEDTKRALSEKRRREQEEAAATRGPPQVTSKATNPFEDDEEEEPAVPEVEEEKVDLSMEWIQELPEDLDVCIAQRDFEGAVDLLDKLNHYLEDKPSPPPVKELRAKVEERVRQLTEVLVFELSPDRSLRGGPKATRRAVSQLIRLGQCTKACELFLRNRAAAVHTAIRQLRIEGATLLYIHKLCHVFFTSLLETAREFEIDFAGTDSGCYSAFVVWARSAMGMFVDAFSKQVFDSKESLSTAAECVKVAKEHCQQLGDIGLDLTFIIHALLVKDIQGALHSYKEIIIEATKHRNSEEMWRRMNLMTPEALGKLKEEMKSCGVSNFEQYTGDDCWVNLSYTVVAFTKQTMGFLEEALKLYFPELHMVLLESLVEIILVAVQHVDYSLRCEQDPEKKAFIRQNASFLYETVLPVVEKRFEEGVGKPAKQLQDLRNASRLIRVNPESTTSVV